A genomic window from Equus asinus isolate D_3611 breed Donkey chromosome 25, EquAss-T2T_v2, whole genome shotgun sequence includes:
- the RAB7B gene encoding ras-related protein Rab-7b isoform X2 — protein MNPRKKVDLKLIIIGALGVGKTSLLHQYVHKTFYEDYQTTLGASILSKIIVLDDTTLKLQIWDTGGQERFRSMVSTFYKGSDGCILAFDVTDLESFEALDTWRGDVLAKTIPMEQSYPMVVLGNKIDLADRQVPQEVARGWCKEKDIPYFEVSAKNDINVVQAFEMLASRALSRCPPG, from the exons ATGAATCCCCGGAAGAAGGTGGACCTGAAGCTCATCATCATTGGAGCCCTGGG GGTAGGAAAGACCTCCCTCCTCCACCAATATGTTCACAAGACGTTTTACGAGGACTACCAGACCACGCTGGGGGCCAGCATTCTCTCCAAGATTATCGTACTGGATGACACAACTTTAAAGCTACAG ATCTGGGACACAGGCGGACAGGAGCGGTTCCGCTCCATGGTGTCCACATTCTACAAAGGCTCCGATGGCTGCATCCTGGCTTTCGATGTCACCGACCTGGAGTCCTTTGAAGCCCTGGATACCTGGCGGGGTGATGTTCTGGCCAAAACCATTCCAATGGAGCAGTCCTACCCCATGGTGGTGCTGGGCAACAAGATCGATCTGGCAGACCGGCAG GTGCCACAGGAGGTAGCCCGAGGCTGGTGTAAAGAGAAGGATATTCCCTATTTTGAAGTCAGTGCCAAGAACGACATCAACGTGGTACAAGCCTTCGAGATGCTGGCCAGTCGGGCTCTGTCGAGG TGCCCTCCAGGATGA
- the RAB7B gene encoding ras-related protein Rab-7b isoform X1, translating into MNPRKKVDLKLIIIGALGVGKTSLLHQYVHKTFYEDYQTTLGASILSKIIVLDDTTLKLQIWDTGGQERFRSMVSTFYKGSDGCILAFDVTDLESFEALDTWRGDVLAKTIPMEQSYPMVVLGNKIDLADRQVPQEVARGWCKEKDIPYFEVSAKNDINVVQAFEMLASRALSRYQSILENYLTDSIKLSPEDQSQSRCC; encoded by the exons ATGAATCCCCGGAAGAAGGTGGACCTGAAGCTCATCATCATTGGAGCCCTGGG GGTAGGAAAGACCTCCCTCCTCCACCAATATGTTCACAAGACGTTTTACGAGGACTACCAGACCACGCTGGGGGCCAGCATTCTCTCCAAGATTATCGTACTGGATGACACAACTTTAAAGCTACAG ATCTGGGACACAGGCGGACAGGAGCGGTTCCGCTCCATGGTGTCCACATTCTACAAAGGCTCCGATGGCTGCATCCTGGCTTTCGATGTCACCGACCTGGAGTCCTTTGAAGCCCTGGATACCTGGCGGGGTGATGTTCTGGCCAAAACCATTCCAATGGAGCAGTCCTACCCCATGGTGGTGCTGGGCAACAAGATCGATCTGGCAGACCGGCAG GTGCCACAGGAGGTAGCCCGAGGCTGGTGTAAAGAGAAGGATATTCCCTATTTTGAAGTCAGTGCCAAGAACGACATCAACGTGGTACAAGCCTTCGAGATGCTGGCCAGTCGGGCTCTGTCGAGG taTCAAAGCATCTTAGAGAATTACCTCACAGACTCCATCAAGCTCTCACCAGAAGACCAGTCCCAGAGTAGATGCTGCTGA